The Chloroherpetonaceae bacterium genome window below encodes:
- a CDS encoding cyclic nucleotide-binding domain-containing protein has product MRKIDPATIPIFEGVTAEEMEQIVKYAFVKNFDPGYVLFRENLIVGQIMYVILAGRVDLSKKNAAGDDVTFLTLGPGALLGEMSLFEQQKRSASAIVKEYSELLVLPKYNFDRMLQSRPNEAIKILLNFIKILSQRLRDTTNKMIKAQGDENADHPAESTTAAPTADAPPAVPVPAAVQPPAKEGHLTLSSAGGTGKSEELYVLSLEDLQSGNLVRVLEEKRKQGLVADSSTRLLMIRDIVSYYIQLPMEELQLKVREMELRYRNRPK; this is encoded by the coding sequence ATGCGTAAAATTGATCCGGCAACGATACCCATTTTTGAAGGCGTTACGGCCGAAGAAATGGAGCAAATTGTGAAGTATGCCTTCGTTAAAAATTTTGATCCGGGTTATGTTCTTTTCCGTGAGAACTTGATTGTCGGTCAAATTATGTATGTCATCCTTGCCGGTCGAGTTGACTTATCTAAGAAAAATGCAGCCGGCGATGATGTCACTTTTCTGACACTCGGTCCCGGTGCGTTGCTTGGCGAAATGTCGCTTTTCGAACAGCAAAAGCGTTCCGCTTCTGCTATTGTCAAAGAATACTCGGAGTTGCTTGTTTTACCGAAATACAACTTTGATCGGATGCTTCAAAGTCGCCCAAATGAGGCCATTAAAATCCTACTTAATTTTATTAAAATTTTATCCCAAAGGCTACGCGATACGACCAATAAAATGATTAAAGCCCAAGGTGATGAAAACGCTGATCACCCGGCTGAATCAACAACCGCTGCTCCTACAGCGGATGCACCACCCGCCGTACCTGTACCAGCCGCAGTTCAACCGCCGGCAAAAGAAGGTCATTTAACCCTTTCCTCTGCCGGAGGAACAGGCAAATCAGAGGAACTGTATGTGCTAAGCTTGGAAGATTTACAAAGCGGTAACTTGGTTCGCGTTCTTGAAGAAAAGCGCAAGCAGGGTCTTGTAGCCGATAGCTCAACCCGACTTTTGATGATTCGTGATATCGTAAGTTATTACATTCAACTTCCTATGGAGGAGCTCCAATTGAAAGTTCGTGAAATGGAACTTCGTTACCGAAATCGACCCAAATAA